The region CACCAAATCTCCTACATCGATCGGTTTCGTCTCCTCAAACCACTTGGTACGACGTGTGATGGTAGGAAGATATTCCCGCACCCACCGGCGCCAAAACTGATCTACCATTGTACGGCATAGATTCCAGTCGTTCCTGCAGGCTTGTCTTGGATCCGTAAGCGTCTTCGGAGTCTGCGTTACGCCGCTCGAGCTCATTAGAAGAAAGTGGTTCGGTGTTAGAGCCTCCTGTTGCGCCGTCTCCAGAGGAATATATGTTAGCGGTCTCGAATTGACCACACTCTCAGTTTCCACTAGCAACGTTGCCAGCGTTTCTTCGTTCGGCGTTCGAGAAGACTCCATTGCAGCAAGAGCGGTTTTCACCGACCGCACTAGACGCTCCCAGGCGCCACccatgtgaggtgatccaggtgGGTTAAACACCCATTTCGTGTTCGCGTTGGTGAACGTTTCGGCAAGCTGGCGCTCGATTTTGCCCACCTCCTGCTTAAGTTCGTTGCTCGATCCCACGAAATGTGTGCCCCTGTCGCTGCGGATCTCCACAGGTGCTCCTCTGCGTCCGATGAAACGCCTGATCGCCATCTTGCAAGATTCCGTTGAAAGTGTGTGAGCGACTTCGAGATGGATTGCTCGTGTGGTCATACACGTGAACAGAGCTACCCATCGTTTTGCAATACTTCGGTTCACCCGCACGCCGATCGGCCCGAAATAGTCGACGCCTACGTAGGAAAATGGACGTACGTACGCCTGCAACCTGGCCGCCGGGAGTGGAGCCATTCGGGGTGTCGCCAGACTTGGCTTCTTGACTTTACACAAGGCGCACTCTTTAGCCACCTTACGCACGAACGGGCGCAGCTGCGATATGTGGAAACGCTGTCTCACTTCGTTCACGACAGTCTCGCCATTGGCGTGAAGAAATCGTTGGTGGTACCATTCAACCAGCAGTCTAGTCACTGGATGGGCTTTCGGCAATATTACTGGAAACTTAGTGTCAAACGCGGCGACGGTCGCAGCAGATATCCTTCCATCAGAACGAATAACACCTGCTTCGTCCAAGTACGGAGACAGTTTGTATATTTTGCTGGTTTTCTCCAGCCGCGCCTGTTGTTTTGGCTGCTTGTCCCGCATTACTGACAAAGTCGCCACCTCGTCCGGATACTGCTCACACTGCACCCAACGAAAGATTGTGGTTTCGGCTGTTGCTAATTCCTCTTGAGTGAGTGGTCCGTCCAGTCGAGTCTCTCGTTTTACCGTTCGCCGTAGATTTTGTACGTAGCGATGAACATGTGCTACCGATCGATACAAATGCGTCAGTTTCGAGAATCGCTCCCACCTCACAAGTTGTGGCGGTACGATAACCTCCTTGTGCACCAAACACGACCTCAGCTCTTCATCGGTCGTCGCGCCGACTGAATCTGCATCTATGGTCCATTGATCTTCTGGCAAATATAAATCGTTGTCACCACGGAACCAACGGCCGCCTGAGGACAAACACGGCCCTTTTCCCCACTTTGTCGCATCGTCGGCGACGTTCTTTCTCGATGATATCCAACGCCATTGCTTCGCCTCCGACTTGGACAAAATCTCACCTACTCGGCAAGCTACGAACTGGCGATATCTTCGATGATCTGAATTTATCCAAGCCAGCACCGTCTTAGAGTCACACCATAACACTGTCTTCTCGACTACGAGCGAGTGCCCAGTGAGGATGGTCTTCATCAAGCGTACTCCGATTACCGCTGCCATCAACTCCAACCGTGGGATGGAGTGTGCCTTCAGTGGAGCCACCTTGGATTTCCCACCGACTAACGCAACAGAAATCCCATCCGGAAATACCGCCCGAAAGTAAGCGACACACGCATAAGCTTCTTCGCTAGCATCCACGTAGATATGCAGTTGCAGCGACAAGATATCTTTCACCGAACGTTGCGGAAAGTAGCAACGCGGAATGCTAATCTGGTCCAGATGTTTGAACAAACTCGTCCACCGCATCCACTTCCCAAGTAACTCCTCCGGAATTAGTTGATCCCATGTCGTCTTCGCCCTCCACAGCTCCTGGATTAGTACCTTGCCGTGTATGAGGAAAAAACACAACAATCCTGCCGGATCGAATGGGCTCATCACTACTCGCAGTGCCTGGCGCTTAGTTGGATGCTCCGCACCCACCGCTAGCGTCGTTGTAAACGTGAAGACATCGTCGACCGGCTTCCAGTACATCCCGAGCACGCGTTCGGTTGAACTGTTCTTGTCCAGCTGGAGACACTTTTCTGTGACTGGGTCTCTCTCCCCGACCCGTGCGAGAACCTCGGTGGAATTTGAAAGCCAGTTCCGCAGATGGAATCCGCCGAGAGAATGGACCAGTTTGACTTCATGTGCCAGCTTCACCGCTTCGTCAACGTCGTCAGCGCTGTCCAAGTAGTCATCCACGTAGTGCTTCCGGATAATTGCGTCGGCTGCAACTGGATACTGTCTTGAATGCTCCTTAGCGTTCAAATTCTTCACGAATTGTGCCGAACACGGTGAACACGTTGCACCAAACGTTGCGACGTCCATCAAATACACATCGGGGGCTTGTATAGGATCATCTCGCCAAAGCAGTCGTTGCGCATGTCGATCTTCTCGTCGAATCCGAATCTGGTGAAACATCTCCTTCAGATCCGCGCACAGAGCGACCCGTTTCTCCCGGAATCCGTATAGAACATTGAGCAACGTATTTAGCAGATCCGGCCCTTTCAACAGCATCGTGTTGAGTGCGACTCCATCCACTTTGGCCGCTGCATCGCAGAAGATACGAACCTTGGACGGCTTCTTGGGATTGATGACCACTCCTAAAGGTAAGTACCACGTACGCCGTGGATCTGAATCATCGAGCTCCTTCCGGGTCGCTTTGTGTATGTACCCTTTCGCTTGATACTCAGAAAGCTGTCTCCTCACACTTTCGCCGATGAGTAAATCCCTCTGCATACGCCTTTCCAAACACTGCAGTCGTCGAACCGCCATCTGGTAGCTGTCCGGGAACTCGAAGCTATCGTACTTCCAGAGAAGCCCAGTTTCGAATCGCTGTCCGACCCGCTTAGTAGTTTCCATCAGGATCCGATTTGCTCGTTGAGTTTCCGCGGACTCAGGATGGGCGACTTCCATTATACCCAGACTCGCATATGTGGAAACTATGAACGATATCCCCTGACTTGTCCTGGTTGGATCCATAAACCGTCCATCCCAAACGTGATTTTGCTGCTATCGGCTCTCCCGGTCGGCCATCTCGTAGCTTGAGTGTCGATGTAACGTGAGCGTTGTCGTTTCCGATGAGGATGCGCGGTACCGCTTGATCGTAATCATCGATCGGTAGGCCCTTTAGGTACGGAAAGGTTTCTGCGAGTTCCGCGTACCGCAAGGATTGTCGTGGTAAGTCCAGCTTTCTTACGGTGCGCACGTCCgacaaagaatgtttggatgccCCTGACCGTCCTGCTATTTCCAATGCGACCCGTTGAGAATTAGCTTCTGACCTCTTCACGTTCGCCGTCCACTGCAAGCACAATGGTTGCGGATCTCCTACAACCCCAAGGTCCTTTACCAACTCTTCGTCAATCAGCGTTCTCTCCGAGCCGTCGTCCAAGAAAGCATACACGGACACAGATCGATTGTTCCCATACAAAGTCACTGGAATAATACGAAAAAGCGTAGTCTTCTCAGCGGAATGATGGTTGGTGACCGCTTTGGAACTACTTGTCTTAGCTTCACTCGATTCTTGCCTGGACCCATTCTTCGCCGAATTTCCGTCGTTCCCAAACTTCTTACAGCCATTTCCTGGCGTCTTTCCGTTTTCCCTGGCCTGCTGGGCTTCATTTGTGTCCCGTTTGGAGTGCAGCAAAGGGTGGTGACGCCGTTGACATCCGTCGATATCGCATTGCTTGCGATTCTTGCAGGGGCGCCTTCCGTGTGCTCCAAGACAGAGCCGACACAAGCCGAGTTTCTGTATTGTCTCCCAGCGTTCATCGACCGTTTTCTTGTCGAACTCTGAGCAGTCTTTTACCCGATGCCCCGagtttttgcaaatgaaacacgCTGGGCTTGATGGGCGCATCGTAACGCCAGATGCTTCTTTGTTCGTCGCCATCAAAGAAGAATCCTCCATTGAGTGAGTTCCGCAGAAGTTTTTGTCCTTTCCGTTCTTCTCCTTCACTATTCGCTGCTGCTGTACAGGTTGCGGCCTAGGATCGTAGTTCACGGTCACGTCGGATGCCGCTCGCACGAGCGTCTGCATATACTGCGAGAAAGAACGCAGGTTCACTTCCCCGCAGCGCTGCTTGTATAGCGACCAGTCCAGTTTCATATGTGCTGGAAGCTTCTCTACCAACTCGAACAGTAGCATCGGATTGTTGAGATGCGCTTCATGCCTCCCGGCTTCCAGATGATCACAAAAATTCTGCACCGCCATACCGAAACCGATTAGCGTGTCTAGTCTTTCCTGTTTTGGCGCAGGCACCCCTCGGATCCTCTGCAACAACGCATGGATCAACAATTCCGGTCTACCATAAAGTATCTCCAGCGTAGCTAAAACATTTGGGACGCTCGCCGGTAGCAACAGTCGACTCCGCACCGATTCAAGTGCGTGCCCCTTCAAACACCGTTGCAACCTCGCCAAATTTTCCTCGTTCGAAAACCCGCACGTCTGAGTAGAGTTAACGTACGAGCTAATGAATAGCGGCCAGTCCTCCGGATTACCAGAAAAGATTGGCAACTCCTTGTTCATCACGTGTCTTGCCGCCAATTGTCGCGGTGTCGGTCCCCAATACGCCTGCTCGTCTTGCAACGGAGGTTGCTGCGCACCAGCCTGGAACTCCGCAAACCGTGGTTGCTCCTGCGGTCCCAATTGGATTCCTGGTGGCACCGTCTGCCTTCTCGAAAACCTTTGCTCAGTGGGGATCACAGACGGTAACGGTTGGCCGGCGTACGACTGGGAATACTCTCCTCCCAGTAATTCTTCCACTGTCACTGGACCTCTAATCGGGCCTGCACTATCTCTATTCACTGCGGTCGATTGCGCGGCGATTGCAAAATTCGGATTACCAACTCGCGGAATGATAAACGAATTGCCTGCTGGAGGAGGCTGGGTGAGAGGAAAGGGATAGTTTTGGAAAGCATGCTGCTTGGGGATTACATTTGCGATGCCTTTGCTAGGCCTGGCGAGCGCGGAGGTAACCGAGAAAATGTTAGCCTGACCTCTACCAACTATTGGCGCTGTTGTGCTTTCGGCTCGACCGATAATACCCCCTAACGTTGGCTCAAACCCTGACTGCCCTAACGAAATACCTGCCAACGCTGCTTCTAGAATACCCTCGTTAATGCTAGTTGGTTGCTGCATGCCGTCCCGCCTAGCTTGTATTCCAGTTGCGGTCGTCGCGTTACTCGTACCAATAGCTGGAGCCTTCTCCGTCGGGACAACCAACGTCGAATGGGCGGCCTTCCACTGCTGTACCTTGCTGAAGGAACTCTGCACTGAGGCGACACTCCGGTTGTCTTCATCGCCTTCCCCACCTAGGTCAATCACCTCTCTCAAACGGAATGACTCGTTCATTACCGCCTGCTCTAGCTGCAATTGCCTCCGCTCAAACTCTGCTTCCTTTTTCTGCTTCTCTTGCTCCATCTTCCGCTCGTGCTCCCGGCGCTCCAACTCTATACGCTTCATCGCCAAAGCCTTCTGGGCCTCAAGTCTCTCGAGCTGTAGGCGAGCCCTTATTGCTCCAGCACTACAGGTTGAAGTGCTCGTTCCTGCTTTGCTGTTAGCCTTGCTTCCGGGTGCATCAATCACCGGAATCTGTGCCGACGGTCTCTGACAGTTTGGGCATGTAAACGGTCGGTCTGTCGCATCAATGCTGTCGTTCACACCCACACAGGTAAAATGCCACCACGAATCGCAGTGACAACAGCTTACCATCCGATCCGTGTCAGGTTCATTACACTGGTTACAGTGTGTTTCCACGGTGGGGGCACTTCCTGTACAATTCGGCATTGCTTCGTGGTTATCTTGGACGATCTTTTAGATTGTTGGGTGGATTAAATAAGAGGCTTTTCAGCAACACCCTAAGGAATGTATTCCAAACGGTATCAGctaaaagctgatgtaatttattAATATTATGCTTAGAGTAATATTCAAGCTTACTTACATCGGTCAATTATTGTATCTCGTTAATTCCCAACAATTACGGCTAGATTACAGGGCAATACGCAAGTCACGTATCACCTAACCTCAATCGTGCACAATTCGAACGGTTGAGTGCGTTTCTTGGCCTTCCGGCACCTGTTTaggttttaattcagaaattgtACTCATGTAAATTCGTGCTGCCATAGGATCTACTTACGGAAATAAATGTTTGCTTATATCTTCACGAATTCAACGTTCTATTTACTTAAACTTCCAACAATTTCTATCTATTCTTTTTTCTTATACCTTTCTCTCATCTCTACGTGACGTCTATGTTTTTCTATCCTACCATTTCAAACGatccttttttttcctttttctatcCTTCCATTTCAAACGGTCCTTCTTCCCTTTTCCTATCCTTCCATTTCAAATGATCCTCACTACATCAAAATTGTCCACCGACAGGTGGTCCACCGTGGAGTTGGAAGGGGTCAGCGGGACATACCGTAACAGACTCCTTATCAGTCAATATAATTAATGATGCAATTCCGGTCGGCGTTCCATTCCTCTCGAAAAAAAACGAGCAATGCTGGCCGCTACTGTGTAGGTTCCGCTTTCTTTATCACGGTCTAGACAAACTATCCGTCCGCGTTGTCGTTTAATTCAATCACATGTGCGAATATAATGAGGAGGCCAAGGATTAGTAAACTGTTGCCCGCGTGGCATAAATGGAACTCGGTACCTACCTATGCAGTGATTACTGAATTACGATTCCACACCGTTCTTGCCGTAGTACTACAGTCGGAGCCGAACGATAGTTGAAAACGGTGAAGGCCGGAAAGAATTCGTTATGATAATTAACTTTCGCTATAAAAGTGcgacttttcttcattagtttATACATTCGTGAAAAATAACGTGAAAGAGATTGCAGTGCAAGTGCGGATCCGTTTGCAATCATCATTATAATTAATCATTGGTATTTAACTATGTTTGCCCGTAATGCAATTTAGGTCAACTTATTTGATATCATATGTGTATTGTTATGAAAAAACTTCTCTTTGACGATTGTCTCGGAAATAAAATGACGTTTTAATGATCATTTcagctatttttttattttgattatagaggttttaaccttatggtcattcacctcttcgggttagaaaaaaccctatgtgtggggtcgggactcgaacccaggtgcgctgcgtacaaggcaatcgatttaccaactacactacaCCCACCCTCGCATATTTACCTATCAAATAGAAAATGTGACATAATATTACGGATATCAGAAGATATGTCTTCGGTTGCTTTTCAATGTTTTGAATTGTTAAAAGATCTTCTCTGAAACGTTGTGCTATAATATTTAACCCGActataaaatggaaaaattaatttaatataatataatttaatataaattttaatgcatattttttttaaattaactggAACGTTTTGTTATCCTTCAggtatttaaacaaaaaaaaacattttatagCGTGAGAAGATTTCTTCTGTTCCACAACAGAAACAGTACAACAGACAAATATTAAATATCGTCTGAACATGTGCACATGATAGTTCTTCCTACTAAACAATAATCAGCAATAACGCAAATGTATTATCGCTCTCTTTGCTTGGAATGCTTCAGCTGTCCATAAAACGAATATAGAAGTTTCGGAATTCATAAACTGAGGGGTACTTACACGGGCGATAAAACAGATCAGTTCTGGCTATTTCAATCTCGTTGCCATATTGCACTGATTTCATGCCTGTGAGCAGTTTAAGTGCCCGTGTTTGAATCGCTGTTTGTACATTTTATAGTAATTGGTTTAGTAATTGTTGGGTGTTATATAAACCGAATAATAATCTGTATGCGCGGCAGTATGAACGGGATTAGACATAGCGTATTAATATTATCATGTTTTGTTGAAAACTCTGCTTTTAATGATCCCACAATAAATTGAATATTGTCATCTATACGGAAGGATGATAATTAGTTTCTGTCTCAATCTTTTTTATAACCTGATGACTGAACATAGTCGATTGTCTGGCAACAGTCGGTTTACTGAcgctcaaaatcaaaacatttgaTTAGCCGACTATTTGATGATTCACTCTCATTCGAATCTATATTACTGATTACATGTTAAGTGGTGTACGAGTTATTTCTATTTATAACCGAATCTCCATGAGAAATTACTCAGACGCGTGAAGGGTAGTTCTATTTAAACAAGTTAGAACAAGTTCAGTGCAATCTAAACAAGATTTACGTAATTTAGGAATGAGTAATTCAATCACATTTTGGTCCACGCTGAATAGAGAAATTTGGTGTTAtataacacacacacactacGTTTGTGGCTACCATCTAATTGTAATAAAATCGTGATATGATAACAATGAAACAGTAATGTCTATAAAAGACACAACTCAAGTCTGCAGTGCATTTATTCACACTTAGGGCCTCGTGAGTGAGATATGGTTGCAAATTGTACTTAAATGTTGaactatttttatttcattttataacttttttatttcacgATTATAACATTcaggaaatttattttctatgttTTGAATCATTttgtagaacatttcaaatcagTAGAAATTcgaggaaaatatttttcgctgattgtgctggctgttgattttgCGGTACTGGACGCAAGTTCATATTTCAGACAGCGTGGTAGATTTGATTACCATAGATGCGTTATTTTTAGCGATTTCTGAGCATGGTTTAATGTAATACTGTGCTGTTTGCTCACAGAACTAGCACGtattaatttgttctttatatGTGCAAAGCGTGGTGTGTGTAGTGATACTCCCTTCAGTTTTGTAGTTCATGGTCAGGTATGAAGGAATGAATTGGTTCAATCGCATTTTGACCATGAAACATAATTGAATATACCATACCTGTCTCAATTTTTCCGTAGTCCACGGGTCCAACGGTACGGAAATCTTAATTCAAATTCCAATGATCGTTCCGGAAAAAAATCTCGTCCAAAACTATATTAACACTGTGACTCAACTATTGACCCTGGATTCTACGTGAAAATTATCCGGAAGATCCAGAACATCCGTATAATTGGTTAATTCAtgaatatagttttaaaatatttgttgcattggcataaattcatagttataactggaaaattgatcacaatggcTTTCCGGAAGGTCTGGAACATCCGTGTGGCTGGTCAATTAATGAACCTTGTCCTAGAGCTCTGAGATATTTTCGAAAACCTATAAGTGTATATCATTCAGATAAATTTGTACTTGTGACTGGGACAGACACCTTTCGGATGATCCAGCGAAGAACTAGCCAGTTCACAAATAGTCTTTGTTCCGGTCACAAATACAATTTCTGTGCAAtaataattctaaaaaaaaacttcgagAAAACCATAGACTTCCAGAGCCagttccggattttccggaaCGATATACGATTCAGATACGTTTGTATACGAAATATAAACGCTCTAGTCTTCCGCAATAGTACAAACCCGGTAGCAAACGCGATCATTCACATATACCTACACCCGCGTTCGCGCAGCCATAAAAACGTCCCGGCAATTAAGTCAACGTGTCagcatttacgaatttataaacgcggtctcaagtgcCAACTTATAAATGCCTACTCTAGTACGATCTTTAATTCTACTTGTCCAggaaataaaatacataaaaacgcTCCGGTGATCAAGTCAATATGTTAGCCCTTATGAATTTATAAACGCCGTCTTAAGATCATAGCAACGCCCGTTCCCAAGCGATTATAAATCGGTCACATGCGGAACCCTCTACCTTTGGTCCGAACAACCCAGCTCCATACCTTCAATCTttgtctcaaaaaaaaaaacgaattcatACACATTGTAAGTCTCAGGTCGCCATGGCCGGGTACTCTAGAGGTATGAGAGAACTCACTCCCTTCCATATCTAAACTGCACCTTAAAATTCGCGGTTCGCGCAAACATTCAAAAGCCCATGCGAATTTGCAAACGGTTACACGATTATACAAACGAATTTTACACACACGACACACTCCCTCGCGATCAAACCCGTTAACATATAATCGCTCGATCTCTACGCGATAATACAACTGTAGTCACAAGTGCGACAATGCAATTGTGATCTTCCACAcaaacctacgcccgcgatctcacaaGCAAAAAAACGCTCctacacagtggtccagaatgaacAAGACAAGACATttgccgggaactctagtgaaatgGTGGAACTCACTCACCTTCTAGCATCTAAACCGTACACCCAAAATTAAACCCCAGACTCGCGGTACGCTTGAAAATTCAAGAACTGACT is a window of Topomyia yanbarensis strain Yona2022 unplaced genomic scaffold, ASM3024719v1 HiC_scaffold_284, whole genome shotgun sequence DNA encoding:
- the LOC131695101 gene encoding uncharacterized protein LOC131695101, which gives rise to MYWKPVDDVFTFTTTLAVGAEHPTKRQALRVVMSPFDPAGLLCFFLIHGKVLIQELWRAKTTWDQLIPEELLGKWMRWTSLFKHLDQISIPRCYFPQRSVKDILSLQLHIYVDASEEAYACVAYFRAVFPDGISVALVGGKSKVAPLKAHSIPRLELMAAVIGVRLMKTILTGHSLVVEKTVLWCDSKTVLAWINSDHRRYRQFVACRVGEILSKSEAKQWRWISSRKNVADDATKWGKGPCLSSGGRWFRGDNDLYLPEDQWTIDADSVGATTDEELRSCLVHKEVIVPPQLVRWERFSKLTHLYRSVAHVHRYVQNLRRTVKRETRLDGPLTQEELATAETTIFRWVQCEQYPDEVATLSVMRDKQPKQQARLEKTSKIYKLSPYLDEAGVIRSDGRISAATVAAFDTKFPVILPKAHPVTRLLVEWYHQRFLHANGETVVNEVRQRFHISQLRPFVRKVAKECALCKVKKPSLATPRMAPLPAARLQAYVRPFSYVGVDYFGPIGVRVNRSIAKRWVALFTCMTTRAIHLEVAHTLSTESCKMAIRRFIGRRGAPVEIRSDRGTHFVGSSNELKQEVGKIERQLAETFTNANTKWVFNPPGSPHMGGAWERLVRSVKTALAAMESSRTPNEETLATLLVETESVVNSRPLTYIPLETAQQEALTPNHFLLMSSSGVTQTPKTLTDPRQACRNDWNLCRTMVDQFWRRWVREYLPTITRRTKWFEETKPIDVGDLVIIVEEKIRNGWIRGRVAKVVVGRDGRVRDAVVQTPDGMVHRPVAKLARIDIEKVGLQPGTAEGKAEPEISNQPYGSGSVTVCPADPFQLHGGPPVGGQF